A section of the Telopea speciosissima isolate NSW1024214 ecotype Mountain lineage chromosome 3, Tspe_v1, whole genome shotgun sequence genome encodes:
- the LOC122654066 gene encoding probable methyltransferase PMT5, whose protein sequence is MRSHWFRQLFVNSGRKPPLNWLLLCFVSIFGLIVIFGSSSSNTLNSVASSPIPDIYKNYRRLKEQATSDFLEIRSLSLGIKYTKELDLCGKEREHYVPCYNVSANQLAGFLNGEEFDRHCEVSRVGQRCLVRPPKDYKIPLRWPAGRDVIWSGNVKITKDQFLSSGSMTKRLMLLEENQIAFHSEDGMIIDGVKDYSRQIAEMIGLGSDSEFLQAGVRTVLDIGCGFGSFGAHLFSLKLTTICISAYEVFGSQVQLSLERGLPAMIGSFISRQLPYPSLSFDIVHCAQCGIVWDEKDGAFLIEVDRILRPGGYFVLTSPTSKLQGGSLSTKGFTLTPIAEFTQKICWSLLAQQEETFVWQKTSDVHCYASRKQDGVPPLCKEEGDTQFYYQPLSSCISGTNSKRWVPVQNRSSGSLLDSAELEVHGIHPDDFYEDSQVWRSALKNYWSLLTPLIFSDHPKRPGDEDPLPPFNMVRNVMDMNAHYGGLNAAFLEAKKSVWVMNVVPIEIPNTLPLILDRGFTGVLHNWCEPFPTYPRTYDMLHANGLLSIVLKECDLSDLLLEMDRILRPEGWIVLCDKVQAIEKARMLVTQIRWDARVIELQNDDDQRLLICQKPFLKK, encoded by the exons ATGAGAAGCCACTGGTTTCGCCAACTCTTTGTCAATTCTGGCCGAAAACCGCCACTCAACTGGTTACTTCTGTGCTTTGTTAGCATCTTTGGGTTAATTGTAATCTTTGGCTCATCTTCTTCAAATACCTTGAACTCTGTTGCCTCCTCCCCAATACCTGATATTTATAAGAATTACAGAAGATTAAAGGAGCAAGCAACAAGTGATTTCTTGGAAATACGGTCCCTGTCACTGGGAATAAAATATACAAAGGAACTCGATCTCTGTGGCAAGGAAAGGGAGCACTATGTACCTTGCTATAATGTCTCTGCTAACCAGTTAGCTGGTTTTCTCAATGGGGAGGAATTTGATCGTCATTGTGAAGTGTCACGAGTGGGACAACGTTGTTTGGTTCGTCCCCCAAAGGACTACAAGATTCCCTTGAGGTGGCCAGCTGGGAGGGATGTCATATGGAGTGGCAATGTGAAGATAACCAAAGACCAATTCCTTTCTTCGGGAAGCATGACAAAAAG GTTAATGTTACTAGAAGAGAATCAGATCGCTTTTCACTCCGAGGATGGGATGATCATTGATGGTGTCAAAGATTACTCTCGCCAAATTGCTGAGATGATAGGATTGGGAAGTGACTCTGAATTTCTTCAAGCGGGT GTACGCACTGTATTAGATATTGGTTGTGGATTTGGTAGTTTTGGAGCTCATTTGTTCTCACTAAAGTTAACGACTATCTGTATTTCGGCTTATGAGGTATTTGGGAGTCAAGTTCAGCTGTCCCTTGAGAGAGGTCTTCCAGCAATGATTGGCAGCTTTATTTCAAGGCAACTTCCATACCCATCATTGTCGTTTGACATAGTTCACTGCGCTCAATGTGGTATCGTGTGGGATGAGAAAG ATGGCGCCTTCCTCATTGAAGTGGATCGCATACTCAGGCCTGGAGGTTACTTTGTCTTGACATCACCTACAAGCAAACTCCAAGGGGGTTCACTTAGTACAAAGGGATTCACATTAACACCAATTGCAGAATTTACCCAGAAAATCTGTTGGAGTTTGTTAGCTCAGCAAGAAGAGACCTTTGTTTGGCAGAAAACTTCAGATGTTCATTGCTATGCATCACG TAAGCAGGACGGTGTACCTCCTCTTTGCAAAGAAGAGGGTGATACTCAATTTTATTATCAGCCCCTCTCGTCATGTATAAGTGGAACCAATAGCAAGCGTTGGGTTCCTGTACAGAACAGGTCTTCAGGCTCCCTATTGGATTCTGCTGAGCTTGAAGTTCATG GAATTCATCCGGATGACTTCTATGAAGACTCACAAGTTTGGAGATCTGCTTTGAAAAACTATTGGTCTTTGCTTACACCCTTGATTTTCTCTGATCATCCAAAAAGGCCTGGTGATGAGGACCCACTACCTCCATTTAACATGGTACGAAATGTAATGGACATGAATGCTCATTATGGAGGTCTAAATGCTGCATTTCTTGAAGCAAAAAAATCAGTCTGGGTGATGAATGTTGTGCCCATTGAGATTCCTAATACACTTCCACTCATACTTGATCGAGGATTCACTGGTGTTTTGCATAACTG GTGTGAACCCTTCCCCACATACCCCCGAACATATGACATGCTTCATGCTAATGGTTTACTCTCGATAGTTCTAAAAGAGTGTGACTTATCAGACTTACTGTTGGAGATGGATCGAATTCTTCGACCCGAG GGTTGGATTGTCCTTTGTGATAAAGTGCAAGCTATAGAGAAAGCGCGGATGCTGGTAACACAGATCCGTTGGGATGCACGGGTTATTGAGCTCCAAAATGATGACGACCAGCGGCTACTTATTTGTCAAAAGCCATTTTTGAAGAAGTGA